From the genome of Candidatus Rhabdochlamydia sp. T3358, one region includes:
- the rlmN gene encoding 23S rRNA (adenine(2503)-C(2))-methyltransferase RlmN, whose translation MSPSSVHTLPLEKLRNNLSSEGYKSFHASQIFNWVYKLRQSHWDQMTNLSLDLRSYLKENLLTTQLIKKREVFSEDQETVKFLWQLSDSMLVESVLICSEGRRTVCVSSQVGCPARCAFCASGKEGLKRNLTTAEIFEQVYQIDLWLLERKEKVSHVVFMGMGEPFENYEPVVETIRLLIDPDRLALSQRRITVSTVGVVEGINRFSNEGLKTNLVLSLHAPNQHIRQKIIPYARKYPLEDILAAVGNFAKITKRDVTYEYTLIRNINDSIEQAKELAVLLKGQQCSVNLIPYNPIERVRLQRPEKETIEAFREVLLASNIVTTWRYTKGKDIAAACGQLALQS comes from the coding sequence ATGTCTCCTTCTTCCGTTCACACACTGCCCCTAGAGAAACTACGCAATAATCTATCCTCGGAAGGATATAAATCCTTCCATGCTTCTCAAATCTTTAATTGGGTATATAAGTTAAGACAATCCCATTGGGATCAAATGACCAATTTGTCTTTGGATTTGCGCTCTTATCTAAAAGAAAATTTACTAACAACACAGCTAATAAAAAAACGAGAGGTCTTTTCAGAGGACCAAGAAACTGTTAAATTCTTATGGCAACTCTCTGATTCCATGCTAGTGGAATCGGTTCTTATTTGCTCTGAAGGAAGACGTACCGTGTGCGTCTCTTCACAGGTAGGCTGTCCTGCTCGTTGTGCTTTCTGTGCTTCGGGAAAAGAAGGATTAAAACGCAATTTAACCACGGCGGAGATTTTCGAGCAGGTGTATCAAATTGATCTTTGGTTACTTGAGCGAAAAGAGAAAGTATCTCACGTTGTTTTTATGGGTATGGGAGAGCCTTTTGAAAACTATGAGCCAGTTGTAGAAACCATTCGTCTGTTAATAGATCCTGATCGATTAGCTCTTTCTCAAAGAAGAATTACTGTTTCTACAGTAGGCGTAGTGGAAGGAATTAATCGTTTCTCTAATGAGGGTTTGAAAACCAATCTAGTGCTTTCTTTGCATGCTCCCAATCAGCATATTAGACAAAAAATTATCCCTTATGCACGTAAGTACCCTTTAGAAGATATTTTAGCAGCTGTAGGGAATTTCGCTAAAATAACCAAACGGGATGTAACTTACGAATACACCTTAATTCGCAATATCAACGACAGTATAGAACAGGCTAAAGAACTAGCTGTTTTACTTAAAGGTCAACAATGTAGCGTAAACTTAATTCCTTATAATCCTATTGAGAGAGTGCGGCTGCAGCGTCCTGAAAAGGAAACTATCGAAGCTTTTCGAGAAGTTCTACTCGCATCTAATATTGTTACTACCTGGCGTTATACAAAAGGAAAAGACATTGCAGCAGCTTGTGGACAGTTAGCTTTGCAAAGTTAA
- a CDS encoding disulfide bond formation protein B, with translation MYKLERSLNTIWAFVICGVLLGGYSVQFLKHELPCPLCLLQRLSMIGVAMGPLLNLRFGVYPAHYAVSILSALFGGFVSLRQISLHICPGFSSFGEPVLGLELYTWALVVFACSIFVSAILLFLHTTSPQHIQKVQMSIFEKIAFWLVLFMTAANVVTTLQECGLSACTG, from the coding sequence ATGTATAAATTAGAGCGCAGCTTGAATACCATTTGGGCATTTGTGATTTGCGGAGTGCTTTTAGGTGGCTATTCCGTGCAATTTCTCAAACATGAATTACCTTGTCCTCTTTGTTTATTACAACGTTTAAGTATGATTGGAGTAGCTATGGGGCCTTTATTAAATCTACGTTTTGGTGTTTACCCAGCTCATTATGCAGTTTCGATTTTAAGCGCTCTTTTTGGAGGGTTTGTTTCTTTAAGGCAAATATCCCTTCACATTTGCCCTGGGTTCTCTTCATTTGGAGAACCCGTTCTTGGCTTAGAGCTATATACTTGGGCTTTAGTTGTCTTTGCTTGTTCTATTTTTGTATCTGCAATTTTGCTCTTTCTTCATACTACATCTCCTCAGCACATACAAAAAGTGCAAATGAGCATCTTTGAAAAGATTGCTTTTTGGCTGGTATTGTTTATGACTGCAGCAAATGTGGTTACAACTCTTCAAGAATGTGGCCTTAGCGCTTGTACAGGCTAA
- the glyS gene encoding glycine--tRNA ligase subunit beta: protein MLTFEQIIDCLNTFWVKQGCIIHQGYDLELGAGIFHPATFLRCLGKEPYRAAFVESCRRPKDASYGNFNCLQASHQYQVLIKPLPTDARTLYLQSLFALNLDVKKHDIRFVHNDWEISSLGISGLGWKVWCNGMEITQFTYLQTVGDIVLKPISVEITYDLERLALFLQNKTAIFDIQYNHLFTLRDLFLQNEIEWSHYHLTEASVPMWLRHFSDYEQEIKNLVKNNLPIPAYDFVIKASHAFNLLDARGAICFSQRNSYIRRIRDLTHLVAKAILSRQVSLIIPSINTKLIIQKNLCFNPKNTQDFLLEIGSEQLPPSFIPIGCLYLETAIRNLLETSELEFEELQTFGTPQRLSILVKGLVEGTEAVEEQIKGPSITAAFDNKGNLTRQGKGFLRACNIVSCTLAEVLQEEIPNLYFIPMGGIQYLIATVYVKGQSTYALLQKKLPSLIMNIDFPKKMYWEDPSIRYARPIRWILALFGSQVVSFNLGRIQSANFSFGHFQLKPTFIEIKHPKYYLSDLRNHYVLADIEERKQHIEKQIKTLEQQVKGYAIEQSRVLPEVLHLTEWPTLMLGFFDTKFLRIPKELLISQITKYRKYFPVTDRHDQLINAFIITIDNQPNQTIQLGNEKELLFRLANRAALYEKEVHIPLELSYYKLQEISYQRNFKNLWDKVERLSLVTTMIHQHLKVAEYTHVQRAALLSKSDLCSALVNESPDLQGIIGKHYALAQNEQYQVAIALEEQWMPRSRCDAVPKTPTGIVLSLSDKIDDLINYYSTSRDLYLLRKQATGIIQILLKNQMSCNLQSLLLKACQVFPVVNKKKATQAIITFINTRKKLIFEELGFRKEEIDAIAKISPYDPFDQLCRLEAFCSFHKSKKSFSCFIKAYKRIKGHIQDNSSIFHQKLMIESAEKKILQEYILIYKCWPKLLQQKQYLEAFKLLAELQNPLEKFFKTVTILADDPILRGNRIAFLKKIIKLFESLIDCSKL from the coding sequence ATGCTAACCTTTGAGCAAATTATTGATTGTCTTAACACCTTTTGGGTTAAACAAGGTTGTATTATTCATCAAGGGTATGATTTAGAATTAGGGGCCGGGATATTCCATCCAGCTACATTCCTGCGTTGTTTAGGAAAAGAACCTTATAGAGCAGCTTTTGTAGAATCGTGTCGTAGACCAAAAGATGCAAGTTATGGAAATTTCAACTGCCTTCAGGCATCTCACCAATATCAAGTTCTCATCAAGCCCCTTCCAACAGATGCTCGTACTTTATATCTCCAATCTCTTTTTGCATTAAACTTGGATGTGAAAAAACATGATATTCGATTTGTACATAATGATTGGGAAATCTCCTCATTAGGCATTTCGGGGCTAGGATGGAAAGTGTGGTGTAATGGAATGGAGATTACCCAGTTCACCTATTTGCAAACAGTGGGAGACATTGTATTAAAACCAATTAGTGTAGAAATCACCTATGATTTAGAAAGACTTGCTCTATTCCTTCAAAATAAGACTGCAATTTTTGATATACAATACAACCATCTTTTTACTCTTCGCGATCTATTTCTACAAAATGAAATTGAATGGAGCCATTATCATCTTACAGAAGCCTCCGTTCCCATGTGGTTACGCCATTTTAGCGATTATGAACAGGAAATAAAAAATCTAGTAAAAAACAATCTTCCTATTCCAGCTTATGATTTTGTGATTAAAGCATCCCATGCTTTTAATTTATTAGATGCAAGAGGAGCTATTTGCTTTAGTCAGAGAAATAGCTATATTAGAAGAATCCGCGACTTAACTCATCTAGTTGCTAAAGCTATTCTTTCTAGACAGGTTTCTCTGATAATCCCTTCTATAAACACAAAGCTTATTATACAAAAAAATCTTTGCTTCAATCCAAAAAATACACAGGATTTTCTTCTTGAAATTGGATCAGAACAATTACCGCCAAGTTTTATACCTATTGGCTGTCTCTATTTAGAAACTGCCATACGCAATTTATTAGAAACTTCCGAATTAGAATTTGAAGAGCTGCAGACATTTGGAACCCCTCAACGCCTAAGTATTTTAGTAAAAGGTCTTGTAGAAGGAACAGAAGCTGTGGAAGAACAAATTAAAGGCCCTTCGATAACCGCAGCTTTCGATAATAAAGGTAATTTAACAAGACAAGGCAAAGGGTTTTTACGGGCTTGTAATATTGTCTCTTGCACTTTAGCAGAAGTATTGCAAGAGGAAATACCAAATTTATATTTTATTCCTATGGGCGGTATTCAGTACCTGATTGCTACCGTTTATGTAAAGGGCCAGTCTACATATGCGCTATTACAAAAAAAGCTACCGTCTTTGATTATGAATATAGACTTCCCCAAGAAAATGTATTGGGAAGACCCTTCTATTAGATATGCTCGCCCTATTCGATGGATTCTTGCTTTATTTGGAAGCCAAGTAGTCTCTTTTAATTTGGGCAGGATTCAATCTGCGAACTTTTCTTTTGGCCATTTTCAACTTAAGCCTACTTTTATTGAGATCAAACATCCAAAATACTATCTTTCTGATTTAAGAAATCATTATGTTCTAGCAGATATAGAAGAAAGAAAACAACACATTGAAAAACAAATTAAAACATTAGAGCAACAAGTAAAAGGGTATGCAATAGAACAAAGCAGAGTACTTCCAGAAGTATTGCATCTTACAGAATGGCCTACCTTAATGCTCGGTTTCTTTGATACTAAATTCCTAAGAATTCCTAAAGAACTACTTATTTCACAAATAACAAAATACCGTAAATATTTTCCTGTCACTGATCGTCATGATCAATTAATCAATGCTTTTATCATTACCATTGATAATCAACCTAATCAAACCATTCAATTGGGTAATGAAAAAGAACTTCTCTTCCGCTTGGCCAATAGGGCTGCTCTTTATGAAAAAGAAGTTCATATCCCACTTGAGTTAAGTTATTATAAACTACAAGAGATAAGTTATCAGAGAAATTTTAAAAACCTTTGGGATAAAGTAGAAAGATTGTCTTTAGTAACAACAATGATCCACCAACATTTAAAGGTTGCAGAATATACACACGTACAAAGAGCTGCTCTTTTAAGCAAATCTGATCTTTGTTCTGCGCTTGTTAATGAATCCCCTGATCTACAAGGTATCATTGGTAAACACTATGCTCTAGCACAAAACGAACAGTATCAAGTAGCAATAGCTCTTGAAGAGCAATGGATGCCCCGATCAAGATGCGATGCTGTTCCTAAAACTCCAACTGGTATTGTCTTAAGTCTATCAGATAAAATAGATGACCTTATTAATTACTATAGCACTTCCAGAGACCTTTACCTATTACGCAAGCAAGCAACGGGAATCATTCAAATCCTGCTAAAAAATCAAATGAGTTGCAACCTACAAAGTTTATTATTAAAAGCCTGTCAGGTTTTTCCTGTAGTAAATAAAAAAAAAGCCACACAAGCAATTATTACTTTCATCAATACTCGTAAAAAATTGATATTTGAAGAATTAGGTTTTAGAAAAGAGGAGATTGATGCCATTGCAAAGATCAGCCCTTATGACCCTTTTGATCAATTGTGCAGATTAGAAGCCTTTTGTAGCTTCCACAAATCTAAAAAAAGCTTCTCTTGCTTTATTAAAGCCTATAAACGCATTAAAGGACATATACAGGATAATTCCTCTATCTTTCACCAAAAACTTATGATTGAATCAGCTGAGAAAAAAATTCTGCAAGAGTATATCCTAATCTATAAATGTTGGCCAAAACTTCTACAACAAAAACAGTACCTAGAAGCATTCAAATTATTAGCAGAATTACAAAATCCCTTAGAAAAGTTTTTCAAAACTGTAACCATTCTTGCAGATGATCCAATTTTACGTGGAAATAGAATCGCTTTTTTAAAGAAAATAATTAAATTATTTGAGTCTTTAATAGATTGTAGTAAACTTTAA
- a CDS encoding DUF5993 family protein yields the protein MALLFFIFMITILFVWRGYRKVGIGLTLINLVFCIFMLWHHATDILKIRI from the coding sequence ATGGCATTGTTATTTTTTATTTTTATGATTACGATCTTATTTGTTTGGAGAGGCTATCGGAAAGTGGGGATTGGCTTAACTCTTATTAATCTTGTTTTTTGCATCTTTATGTTATGGCATCACGCAACAGATATTCTTAAGATTCGGATTTGA
- a CDS encoding CDP-alcohol phosphatidyltransferase family protein — protein MSIALILTLLRILLGPIFVALYLYHDQFGFTLLSLPYVLLCLTVLSEVSDVFDGLLARRYNKVTDLGKLLDPMADSIFRLSVFLAFTQGVIQLPLLLVCIFFYRDIVISTLRALCGLRGFALAARLSGKIKAVVQAIIIFFILVMLIPYSLGYLELGLLRKLSVYSVSIGVIYTLYSGCEYIVANRSYIQKALGLKR, from the coding sequence ATGAGCATAGCGCTCATACTCACATTATTGCGTATTTTACTAGGCCCGATATTTGTTGCTCTTTATCTGTATCATGATCAATTCGGATTTACATTGCTTTCGTTGCCTTATGTCTTATTGTGCTTAACCGTGTTATCAGAGGTTTCAGATGTATTTGATGGATTGTTAGCGCGTAGATATAATAAAGTTACAGATTTAGGGAAATTACTGGATCCCATGGCGGATAGTATTTTTCGTCTTTCTGTTTTTTTAGCTTTTACTCAAGGGGTAATCCAGCTTCCTTTGTTGCTTGTGTGTATCTTTTTTTATCGAGATATTGTGATTAGTACACTTAGAGCTTTATGTGGGTTAAGGGGATTTGCTCTAGCAGCGCGTCTTTCAGGCAAAATTAAAGCGGTTGTGCAGGCAATAATTATTTTCTTTATTCTGGTAATGCTTATTCCTTATTCTCTTGGCTATTTAGAATTGGGTTTATTACGAAAATTAAGTGTTTATAGCGTAAGTATAGGGGTTATTTATACTCTTTATTCAGGATGTGAATATATAGTGGCTAATCGATCTTACATTCAAAAAGCATTAGGACTTAAGAGATAA
- a CDS encoding glycogen synthase has protein sequence MHIIHIASELAPIAKVGGLADVVYGLCQETLKLGYTTEVILPKYDCTDYRQLTDLKVEQKDIWILAGSSRYNNTIWSASLGELKIFLIESDHPEHLYNRGVIYGCSDDIDRFIYFSCVAMQFLLQLGKQPDILHLHDWHTSLMALLCQENNYKLKSVLTIHNLAHQGVCSINTLFKLGRDLLKDLGFSDSLNVLETGIIYADCVAIVSPNYKQEIQTPEGGCGLDGVLRESQKKLVSILNGIDQDYWNPAKDPYLKRNYPINELESVLKAKLTNKCFLQKHLSLIQENVPLVSCITRLVPQKGPDLIEYGVIRTLELGGQFVLLGSVSQSNNDIEERFVSLQEKYRNDNRVAILLMNDEELAHLIFAASDLLIIPSLFEPCGLTQMIAMRYGTIPIARMTGGLVDTVFDIDTSDKPFEKRNGFTFAFPDQQGVNWALTRAIACYKNHKKWQQIMKADLNYDSSWEKRTKQYLCIYEELLSLKS, from the coding sequence ATGCATATCATTCACATTGCTTCAGAACTTGCCCCCATTGCTAAAGTAGGGGGATTAGCCGATGTTGTATATGGTCTTTGTCAAGAAACTCTGAAACTCGGGTATACAACAGAGGTTATTTTACCAAAGTATGACTGTACTGACTACAGACAACTAACTGATCTAAAAGTAGAGCAGAAAGACATCTGGATACTTGCAGGCTCTAGTCGTTATAACAATACGATTTGGTCGGCTAGTTTAGGTGAGTTAAAAATTTTTCTAATAGAATCAGATCATCCAGAACACTTGTACAATCGCGGTGTTATCTATGGATGCTCTGATGATATCGATCGCTTTATTTATTTCTCTTGCGTAGCTATGCAATTCTTACTGCAATTAGGAAAACAACCCGATATTCTACATTTACATGATTGGCACACCTCTTTAATGGCTCTTCTATGCCAGGAAAATAATTACAAATTAAAGAGTGTTTTAACTATTCACAATTTAGCACATCAAGGAGTTTGTTCTATAAATACTCTTTTTAAGCTAGGCAGAGATCTTTTAAAAGATCTTGGCTTTTCTGATTCCTTGAATGTATTAGAGACAGGAATCATCTATGCTGATTGTGTAGCTATTGTTTCTCCTAATTACAAACAAGAAATTCAAACACCTGAAGGAGGATGTGGATTAGATGGGGTTTTACGAGAATCTCAAAAAAAGTTAGTAAGTATCTTAAATGGTATTGATCAGGATTATTGGAACCCAGCCAAAGATCCTTATCTTAAAAGAAATTATCCTATAAACGAGTTAGAAAGTGTTCTAAAAGCTAAGCTAACAAACAAATGTTTTTTACAAAAACATCTATCTCTTATTCAAGAAAATGTCCCTTTAGTTTCTTGCATTACTAGGCTTGTTCCTCAAAAAGGTCCTGATTTAATTGAATATGGAGTGATTCGCACTCTAGAATTAGGAGGACAATTTGTTCTTTTGGGTTCCGTTTCTCAATCAAATAATGATATAGAAGAGCGGTTTGTTTCCCTGCAAGAAAAATATCGAAATGATAACAGAGTAGCTATTTTGCTCATGAATGATGAAGAGTTAGCCCATCTTATCTTTGCAGCCTCTGATCTATTGATTATTCCTTCTTTATTCGAGCCGTGCGGACTTACACAAATGATCGCCATGCGTTATGGGACAATTCCTATTGCTAGAATGACAGGAGGACTTGTGGACACTGTCTTTGATATTGATACCTCTGATAAACCTTTTGAGAAGCGCAATGGTTTCACCTTTGCATTTCCTGATCAGCAAGGTGTGAATTGGGCCTTGACAAGGGCTATTGCCTGTTATAAAAACCACAAAAAGTGGCAACAAATTATGAAAGCAGACCTTAACTATGATTCTAGTTGGGAAAAAAGAACCAAACAATACCTATGCATATATGAAGAACTTTTATCTCTTAAGTCCTAA
- a CDS encoding membrane dipeptidase has translation MRLPIFDLHNDLLSFLSEQENRSFLSPLSRCSYLQMKQGGVETQVLAIFTNKSPNSIGLAQKQSEKLQWLYEHPSYFSPISQKAQPTAISTIAAFEGASGFADEDEPLTMSLQRLAHYQSKIGPLFYIGITWNEENRFGGGADTSIGLKPDGIHLLEWLDNRKIAIDLSHASDALAYDILTKIDQNNWQIPLIASHCNFRKVHFATRNLPDELVHEIIHRKGLLGLNFFAPFVHKEDPNGLIQHIEYALTLNAKEALCFGADFFCDSDASNLQAKYPGQSFYHAPYDTAECYPILLERLALKLELPILQSIAYENARTFLHTQILGMTTSGT, from the coding sequence ATGCGTTTACCCATTTTTGATTTACATAACGATTTGCTCTCTTTTCTGAGCGAGCAAGAGAATAGATCTTTCTTAAGTCCTCTTTCTCGTTGCTCTTATTTGCAAATGAAACAAGGGGGTGTAGAAACCCAGGTACTTGCCATTTTTACCAATAAATCACCAAATAGCATTGGATTGGCTCAAAAACAAAGCGAAAAACTACAGTGGCTATACGAGCACCCCTCCTATTTTTCTCCTATTTCTCAAAAGGCTCAGCCAACAGCTATATCCACAATTGCAGCTTTTGAAGGAGCTTCTGGATTTGCAGATGAAGATGAGCCTCTTACCATGAGTTTGCAAAGACTGGCCCATTATCAAAGTAAAATCGGTCCTCTTTTTTATATTGGTATTACTTGGAATGAAGAAAATCGTTTTGGAGGAGGGGCCGATACTTCTATTGGCCTAAAACCTGATGGGATTCATTTACTAGAGTGGCTAGATAATCGTAAAATTGCCATTGATTTAAGTCATGCTTCTGATGCTTTAGCTTATGATATTTTAACTAAAATTGATCAAAACAACTGGCAGATTCCTCTAATTGCCAGCCATTGTAATTTTCGCAAAGTTCACTTTGCTACTCGTAATCTTCCCGACGAGCTGGTACATGAGATCATTCATAGAAAGGGTCTTCTCGGATTAAATTTCTTTGCTCCTTTTGTCCATAAAGAAGATCCTAATGGCTTAATCCAACATATAGAATATGCGCTTACGCTCAACGCAAAAGAAGCTCTTTGCTTTGGTGCTGATTTTTTTTGTGATAGCGATGCATCTAATCTACAAGCTAAATATCCAGGACAATCTTTTTATCATGCGCCCTATGATACAGCGGAGTGCTATCCTATTTTATTGGAAAGGCTAGCTTTAAAATTAGAACTACCTATTTTGCAATCAATTGCTTATGAAAACGCTAGGACCTTTTTACATACTCAGATTTTGGGAATGACTACTTCGGGAACTTGA